In the genome of Acetobacter oryzifermentans, one region contains:
- the purB gene encoding adenylosuccinate lyase: MVPRYTRPVMAAIWSPTNRYRIWFEIEALACEAMAEYGTVPKEAAKVVREKGDAAMAAFSDADLARIDEIEAETRHDVIAFLTWLAEKVGPESRFVHLGMTSSDVLDTCLAVQLVQATDLLLKDLDGVLDALKTRAFEHKHTLTIGRSHGIHAEPTSFGLKLAGHYAEFARNKERLETARAEIATCAISGAVGTYAHLDPRVESYVAERLGLKPETVSTQVIPRDRHAAYFCALAVIASGIERLAIEVRHLQRSEVREAEEFFHKGQKGSSAMPHKRNPVLTENLTGLARLVRAAVIPALEDVALWHERDISHSSVERNICPDATIGLDFALVRLSGMISKMLVYPDRMAANIESLGGVVHSGEVLLALAKAGLSREDAYRIVQRNAMETWTKLGTPECKTFRENLDADPEISGRISPDVLDAAMDSRQHLKALDTQYEKIFGETGPRQ; this comes from the coding sequence ATGGTGCCGCGTTATACTCGCCCCGTCATGGCCGCCATCTGGTCTCCCACAAACCGCTATCGCATCTGGTTTGAAATTGAAGCGCTGGCGTGTGAAGCCATGGCTGAATATGGCACCGTGCCCAAGGAAGCCGCCAAGGTGGTGCGCGAAAAGGGCGATGCCGCAATGGCCGCTTTTTCTGATGCCGATCTGGCCCGCATTGATGAAATTGAAGCCGAAACCCGGCATGATGTTATTGCCTTTCTGACATGGCTGGCAGAAAAGGTTGGCCCTGAAAGCCGCTTTGTGCACTTGGGCATGACATCATCCGATGTGCTGGATACTTGCCTTGCCGTGCAGCTTGTGCAGGCAACAGACCTGCTGCTGAAAGATCTGGATGGTGTTTTGGATGCGTTGAAAACACGCGCTTTCGAACACAAACACACTCTCACCATTGGCCGCAGCCACGGCATTCATGCCGAACCCACATCTTTCGGGCTAAAGCTGGCTGGCCATTACGCAGAATTTGCCCGTAACAAAGAACGGCTTGAAACCGCACGCGCTGAAATTGCCACCTGTGCTATTTCTGGCGCTGTTGGCACCTATGCACATCTAGACCCACGCGTTGAATCCTACGTGGCAGAACGCTTGGGCCTGAAACCGGAAACCGTTTCTACGCAGGTTATCCCGCGTGATCGGCATGCTGCTTATTTCTGTGCTCTGGCTGTTATTGCCAGCGGTATTGAACGTCTGGCAATTGAAGTACGCCACCTCCAGCGTTCTGAAGTGCGTGAAGCAGAAGAATTCTTCCATAAGGGCCAGAAAGGCTCTTCCGCTATGCCGCACAAGCGCAACCCGGTGCTGACCGAAAACCTTACGGGGCTGGCTCGTCTGGTACGGGCCGCCGTTATTCCGGCACTGGAAGACGTAGCACTGTGGCATGAACGCGATATCAGCCATTCTTCTGTAGAACGAAACATCTGCCCAGATGCCACAATCGGGCTGGATTTTGCCCTTGTGCGCCTGTCCGGCATGATCTCCAAAATGCTGGTGTATCCAGACCGCATGGCCGCTAACATTGAAAGCCTTGGCGGTGTGGTACATTCCGGCGAAGTGCTTCTGGCTCTGGCCAAAGCTGGCCTCTCGCGGGAAGATGCCTACCGGATCGTGCAGCGTAATGCCATGGAAACATGGACCAAACTGGGCACGCCAGAATGCAAAACTTTCCGTGAAAATCTGGATGCAGATCCGGAAATTTCTGGCCGTATCTCTCCAGACGTTCTGGACGCGGCAATGGATAGCCGCCAGCACCTGAAGGCGCTGGATACCCAGTACGAAAAAATCTTTGGTGAAACAGGGCCCCGCCAGTAA
- a CDS encoding TerC family protein yields MNGFLDSFSLTAFVAFLQVVLIDVTLAGDNAVVIGMAVRSLSGAQRQKAILAGVGLAAIIRILLALVAVRLLEIVGLTLAGGFLLLWVCWRMYREMRENHANDDTGPAPPGSLGKAIFRILIADLSMSLDNVLAVAGAAREHPAILIAGLALSVLLMGLAASVIARLLDKYKWISWVGLLIVLAVAIELIVKGGGEVWGHLPH; encoded by the coding sequence GTGAACGGCTTTCTAGATTCCTTCAGCCTGACAGCATTTGTCGCCTTTTTGCAGGTTGTGCTGATTGATGTGACACTGGCGGGAGATAACGCCGTTGTTATTGGTATGGCGGTGCGGTCTCTTTCTGGCGCACAGCGGCAGAAAGCTATTCTTGCCGGTGTGGGGCTGGCGGCCATTATCCGTATTTTGCTGGCTCTGGTGGCTGTGCGGCTGTTGGAGATTGTGGGCCTTACGCTAGCCGGTGGTTTTTTGCTGCTTTGGGTATGCTGGCGCATGTACCGCGAAATGCGGGAAAACCACGCAAATGACGATACAGGCCCCGCACCCCCAGGAAGTTTGGGGAAGGCTATTTTCCGTATCCTGATAGCAGATTTATCCATGAGCTTGGATAACGTGCTGGCTGTTGCCGGTGCTGCGCGAGAGCATCCGGCTATTTTGATAGCAGGCTTGGCTCTTTCCGTACTGCTTATGGGGTTGGCGGCTTCTGTTATTGCGCGCTTGCTGGATAAATATAAGTGGATTTCCTGGGTTGGCCTGCTGATTGTTCTGGCTGTTGCCATAGAACTGATAGTTAAAGGTGGTGGCGAAGTTTGGGGACATTTGCCCCACTGA